CGGCTGTGTTCCCCCGACGACGCCGCTGGAGCGCTGCGTACTCTTGTGGCCGCACTGCGCGCTGCGCGTGCGGTGTCCCGCCGCGTGCGCCGGACACGCACTTAGGACCGTCCCCGAAGCGCCGCAGCGCGCGTCTCACCATGCGGCCGGGTGTTCCGGGCCCGCCTTGTGCGGCACAGGCACCTCTGCTACGCTTCCGGCTCGAATCACCGACCCATCCTCCAGCCGCCGGTCGTCCACCGCCCCCTCGTGAGGCGGCCGGGCGGGGACAACGCCGATGCGCGGTTTCAAGAACACTCTCAAGCCGCTGAACATCCTGCCGCCCGAGGCGGAGGAGCAGGTGCACCGCGCCACCCTGAAGATCCTGCGCGAGCACGGGGTGATCTTCGAGGACGGGCGCGCCCTCGACCTGTTCCGCAAGGCGGGGCTCAAGGTGGATGACGCCGAGCAGCGCGTCTTCTTCCCCCCCGAGTTCGTGGAGCAGCAGATCGCGAAGGCGCCGGCGCAGTTCACCCTTCAGGCGCGCAATCGCGACAACGACGTGATCATCGGCGGCGACCACCTGGTGTTCGCGCCGGTCAGCGGACCGCCGTTCGTCGCCGATCGCGAGGGCGGCCGGCGCGACGGCACGCTCGAGGAGCAGAACAATCTCGTCCGCCTGTCCGAGGTCATCGACGTCATGCACCACGGCTGCCCGGAGGTGGCGGTCAAGGACCTGCCGGTCGAGACGCGTCACCTCGACATCCTGTACCACCAGGTCCGGCTGAGCGCCAAGGGGATGATCGGCGACGCCTGGAGCACGGAGCGGGCGCGCGACCACATCGACATGATGGCGATCGTCTTCGGCGGCCGCGAAAAGATCGCCGAGCGACCCGTGCTGATCGGGATCATCAACTCGAACAGCCCGCTGCGCTACGACTCGAACATGGCGGAGGGGCTCATCGAGTACGCCGCCGCGGGGCAGGTGAACGTCATCACGCCGTTCATCATGGCCGGCGCGACCAGTCCGGTGACGCTGGCGGCGGCGGTGGCCCAGCAGAACGCCGAGTGCCTGGCGGCGATCGTCCTGGCCGAGACGGTGCGTCCCGGAGCGCCCGTGATGTACGGGTCGTTCCTGACCGGCCTCGAGATGCGCACCGGCGCCCCCGCCTTCGGCCGGCCGGAAGCCGCGCTCGGCATCCTGTCGTCGGCCCAGATGGCGCGGCGGTATTCGCTCCCCTGCCGGGCCGGCGGTGTCCTGACCAACTCCAAGGTGCCCGACGCGCAGGCCGGGTGGGAAAAGATGATGCAGCTCTGGCCGATCGTGCTGGGCGGGTGCCACTACGTCCTGCACGGCGCGGGCTGGCTGGACGGCGGCCTGACGGCCTCGTTCGAGGCGATGGTCCTGGATGCCGAGATGCTGGAGATGCTGCCGCGCTTCTTCGCGGGTGTGCCGGTCAGCGATGAAACGCTCGCTCTGGACGTGATCGCCCATGTCGGGGCGGGCGGACACTTCCTGGGGGAGGAGCACACGCGCAAGCACTTCAAGACGGAGTTCCACTTCCCGAACCTGGCCGACACGGAGGCCTACGAATCCTGGGTCAAGAAAGGGCGGATGGACGCCGAGACGCGCGCCACCACGCGCTGGAAGAAGCTCCTCTCGTCCTACCAGGAGCCGAAGCTCGATCCCGCCGTCGACGAGGAGCTCCGGGACTTCGTCGCCCGCCGCAAGCGCGCCATCGAGGCCACGATCGACTAGCCCGGATTTCTCACCATCGAGATTGAGAAGGCTGCCTCCCCTCAGGCATAAAAAGCCTGCGAACGACCTGTTCGATCGCGTCCGCGAGCAGGAGTGGACACGCGTACCACCTCGGACTCTCCCGACAGCCGAGTCCTCGACCGCGTCTCACAGGCGCTCGACTAGCGCCTGAGCGGCTCGCCGAAAGAGGCCCTTCAGCGCGGCAGGCGCGCAGCGCCGGGGCCGATCAGAGCGTGCACCCCCGGATCGCCGGGCCCGCGGTGTCGACGGGGCCGTTCCGTCGCAGCATCTCGACGAAGACGTCGTGGCCGCTCTTGTGCTTCGGAATCGGCGAGAAATAGACGGCCCCCTCCTGAGTCACACACGCTTCGCAGGGGATCGTGGCGCTGTTGAGCTGGACACGCTCCCCCTGCGAAGTGAACATCACGATGTTGAAGCCGAGAATGTCGGTCTCGAACTGTGTCCTCCAGCTCACCGTGGCGGATCCCCTCCCGAGCGGGCTCGTGAAGCTGATGCACACCGCGACGATCTGCTGGACGCACGAGGTGACGCCCGGCAGATACGGGCACGGATCGCAGACGTCGCCGACGCCGTCGTGATCTGCATCCGCCTGATCCGGGTTCGGCACGCCGGGACAGTTGTCTCTTGCGTCCGGTATTCCGTCCCCGTCGGTGTCGGGGGGCGTGGTGACGGTGGACGGACAGTACCTGCCGCCTGTGTCGTAGCCAAAGTCGCCGCCCCAGACGATCATCTCGCTGCCGGTCCAGGTCGCCGCGTGTCCCTCCCGGCGCGACGGCGTGGTCGCGTCGTCCCGTGTGGCGCTCCAGACGTCGCCGACGGGATCGTAGAGGCCTCCGGAGCTCGTGGTGAAGCTGAATTCGTTGATCGTGCCGCCCCAGACGATCATCTGGGAGCCGGTCCACACGGCCGAATGATCGAAGCGCGTGAGCGGAGTGAGAGGACCGACGTTGGTGGGATCCCACATGTCGGATAGCGGATCGTAGCGCGCGCCCGAGTTGTACACGACGACATTGCCGTACGTCTCCCCGCCCCAGACGATCATCTGACTGCCGGTCCAGACGGCGGTATGACGCACGCGCGCGGAGGGGCTGCGAGAGTCCACTCGTGTCGGCGTCCAGGAGTCGGAGACCGGATCGTACTGCCCGCCGGTGTCGTGCACCATGTAGGTGCCATTCGACAGGATGCTTTCGCCGCCCCAGACGATCATCTTCGAACCGGTCCAGACGACCGATGGCCGGGCGCGCCCGGGTGGTGCCGTAGCGTCGGCCCGAGTCGCCGTCCAGCGATCGGCAGCAGGGTCGTAGCGGCCGCCGCTGTTGCTCGCCCCCACACCGGCGACGTACCCGCCCCACACGATCATCTCCGTCCCCGTCCAGACGGCGGCCTGACCGACCCGTTCGACGGGGGTCTCGGAGTCCACTCCAGTTGCGGACCACGTGTCGGTCGCCGGATCGTACCGGCCTCCCCCCTGCGTATAGGTGTCTCCGCCCCAGACGATCATCTGGGAGCCGGTCCAGACCGCCGCGTGGTTCCCCGTGGGGGCCGGAGTCGTCGCGTCGAGGCGGGTGGGGGTCCAGTTGTCGGTCGCCGGATCGTAGCGCGCGCCGTCGTTGTGGTACGTGCCCGAATTGCCCCCCCAGACGATCATCTCCGCGCCGGTCCAGACCGCCGTGTGGTCCCCGCGGCCGGCCGGCGTCTGATCGTGCGAGGTCGGGACCCACGTGCCGGAGACGGGATCGAATCTGCCTCCGGTGTTGTGGTGATAGCTGCTGCCGCCGGGACCGCCCCAGACGATGAGCTCGCTTCCGGTCCAGACCGCGCGCTGGGGGACCGGACCGAACGAGGTCGGGTACGCGGGGATGGGCGTCCACGAGTCGGTGGCCGGGCGGTAGCGCGAGCCGGCATAGGCCGACGTCGCCGCGCCCCAGACGATCATGTCGCTCCCCGTCCAGAGCGCGTCGTGCCCGGAGCGCGCGGCAGGGGCCGTAGCGTCGGCGCGTGTCGCCGTCCAGGCGTTGGCAGTCGGGTCGTATCGCCCCCCCGTGTTCAGCGGGAAATAAAGAGGATAGAACGGGCCCTGCGTGTAATAGCTTCCCCCCCAGACGATCATCTCGGTCCCGGTCCAGATCGCCGTGTGGTTCGAGCGCGGCACCGGCGTGCCGGCGTCCACCGGGGTCGGAATCCACGTGTCGGTCTGTGGAGAGTAGCGGCCGCCGCTGTTGAAGTAGGTGAACTGGGAGCCTCCCCGGCCACCCCAGATGAGCATCTCGCCGCCGTTCCAGACGGCGCTGTGATCGGTGCGCGCCTCCGGTGCCGGCGGATCGGTCCGGACGGTGATCCAGGTGTCCGTCGACGGATTGTAGCGGCCGCCCGTGTTCGTGACCGCGAACTCCGATCCGACGGTCCCTCCCCAGACGATCATCTCGGTCCCGGTCCACACCACTGTGTGGCCCGTGCGCGCGGAGGGGGTCGTGGCATCGAGGTGGGTCGGCGTCCAGGTGTCGGTGACCGGGTCGTATCTCCCT
This DNA window, taken from Candidatus Dormiibacterota bacterium, encodes the following:
- a CDS encoding trimethylamine methyltransferase family protein, whose protein sequence is MRGFKNTLKPLNILPPEAEEQVHRATLKILREHGVIFEDGRALDLFRKAGLKVDDAEQRVFFPPEFVEQQIAKAPAQFTLQARNRDNDVIIGGDHLVFAPVSGPPFVADREGGRRDGTLEEQNNLVRLSEVIDVMHHGCPEVAVKDLPVETRHLDILYHQVRLSAKGMIGDAWSTERARDHIDMMAIVFGGREKIAERPVLIGIINSNSPLRYDSNMAEGLIEYAAAGQVNVITPFIMAGATSPVTLAAAVAQQNAECLAAIVLAETVRPGAPVMYGSFLTGLEMRTGAPAFGRPEAALGILSSAQMARRYSLPCRAGGVLTNSKVPDAQAGWEKMMQLWPIVLGGCHYVLHGAGWLDGGLTASFEAMVLDAEMLEMLPRFFAGVPVSDETLALDVIAHVGAGGHFLGEEHTRKHFKTEFHFPNLADTEAYESWVKKGRMDAETRATTRWKKLLSSYQEPKLDPAVDEELRDFVARRKRAIEATID
- a CDS encoding thrombospondin type 3 repeat-containing protein, which produces MRPSIWRAASVSLYALVLLASGTQASEQLTIEQRIAARRAVEEVYWRHRIWPAENRSAKPPLSRVLPDAAIRSKVVDALRKEAALRKFWGRDLTPAQVQAELDRMAADTRSPEVLGELFASLGRDPLLAAETLARPALVDRLVRTWYAHDDRLHQAVRSRAVQAMLKGAGPDALSRAGGEVSRVIFLLDGVTAGIAGADGPGERGVVRLNRPEWDGLRARLAGAFEGMTGAAHDIPLDTPSRLIEDEDALVVIFVHRVEAVRIETTEVVWRKVPFDTWWAGVRGGLPASADTLSGSFRLPDIAQTSCTADTWTEVHRALPYPRSNHVALWTGSEMIVWGGNGFAGTLNTGDRYDPATDSWTRVRSDATAPAPRVTKAIWTGHEMIVWGGTAGGINAVLNDGGRYDPVTDTWTPTHLDATTPSARTGHTVVWTGTEMIVWGGTVGSEFAVTNTGGRYNPSTDTWITVRTDPPAPEARTDHSAVWNGGEMLIWGGRGGSQFTYFNSGGRYSPQTDTWIPTPVDAGTPVPRSNHTAIWTGTEMIVWGGSYYTQGPFYPLYFPLNTGGRYDPTANAWTATRADATAPAARSGHDALWTGSDMIVWGAATSAYAGSRYRPATDSWTPIPAYPTSFGPVPQRAVWTGSELIVWGGPGGSSYHHNTGGRFDPVSGTWVPTSHDQTPAGRGDHTAVWTGAEMIVWGGNSGTYHNDGARYDPATDNWTPTRLDATTPAPTGNHAAVWTGSQMIVWGGDTYTQGGGRYDPATDTWSATGVDSETPVERVGQAAVWTGTEMIVWGGYVAGVGASNSGGRYDPAADRWTATRADATAPPGRARPSVVWTGSKMIVWGGESILSNGTYMVHDTGGQYDPVSDSWTPTRVDSRSPSARVRHTAVWTGSQMIVWGGETYGNVVVYNSGARYDPLSDMWDPTNVGPLTPLTRFDHSAVWTGSQMIVWGGTINEFSFTTSSGGLYDPVGDVWSATRDDATTPSRREGHAATWTGSEMIVWGGDFGYDTGGRYCPSTVTTPPDTDGDGIPDARDNCPGVPNPDQADADHDGVGDVCDPCPYLPGVTSCVQQIVAVCISFTSPLGRGSATVSWRTQFETDILGFNIVMFTSQGERVQLNSATIPCEACVTQEGAVYFSPIPKHKSGHDVFVEMLRRNGPVDTAGPAIRGCTL